CTGGCCTCCGGGCCTGTCCGCGGCTTCGGCGTCACGCTCGCGATCGGCGTGCTGGCCTCGATGTTCAGCGCCCTGGTCGTCACCCGGGTCCTCGCCGAGTACGCCGCGGGCCGCCGCGCCCTGCGGGTACGCCCCGGCCGCTCCGGGATCGCGGGCCACGGCCGGGTACGGGCCTGGCTGGTCCGGCGCGACCCGAAGCTCATGCGCCACTCGCGCCGCTGGCTCGCGCTCTCCGGCGTCGCCCTGCTGCTGGCCGGCAGCGGCATCGTGGCCCGCGGGCTGGACTTCGGCGTGGAGTTCACCGGCGGCCGGCTCATCGAGTACGCCACCACGCAGCCCGTCGACGCCGACGACGCCCGCGCCGCGCTCGCCGACGCCGGGCAGCCGCGTGCCGTCGTCAACACCTCGGGCGACAGCGAGCTGACCGTCCGTACGGAGGAACTCTCCGACGACGAGGCGGCCGAGGTCACCGCCGCGGTGGACGAGCTGGGCGGCGGCGCGGAGATGGTCCGCGACGAGATGATCGGGCCCAGCCTGGGCGAGGAGCTGCGCACCGGCGCGTTCATCGCGCTCGGCGTCGTGCTCGCCGCCCAACTGGTCTATCTCGCCGTCCGCTTCCGCTGGACGTACGCCACCTCCGCGGTCGCGGCGCTCGTCCACGACGCGGTGATCCTCGTCGGCGTCTTCGCCTGGCTCGGCAAACCGATCGACGGCGTCTTCCTCGCCGCCCTGCTCACGGTCATCGGCTACTCCGTCAACGACTCCGTCGTCCTGTACGACCGCGTCCGCGAACTCGTCGCCGCCGACCGCCGCAAGCCGTTCCGCACGGCCGCGAACACGGCGATCCTGCAGACCCTGCCGCGCACCGTGAACACCGGCATGGGCGCCGTCTTCATCCTCGCCGCGCTGGCGCTGCTCGGCGGCGGCGCCCTCACCGACTTCGCGCTCGCGCTCCTCGTCGGCATCGCCGCGGGCACGTACTCCTCGGTCTTCACCGCCACCCCGCTCGCCATCGAACTCGACGCCGGGAGGAGGCGGTGAGCGACGCCGTCCGCGCGCCTGGCGCGCGGACGGCGGGGCACCGGCCGTCCGGGCGGTATCCAACGAACCATGTGACATTGTACTGTTCTCCACGGGCCCGCGCCCGCGCGGCCCGCGCCTGCCTGCCGCGACTCACCCGGAGAACTCCATGACCTCTGCCCCACAGGAACGGTCCCGCCCCTGGCACGGCCTCATGGTCGCCGCCGCGCTCCCGCTCCGCGCCGACCTGACCGTGGACTTCGACGCCTACGCCGCGCACGTGCGCCGGCTCCTCGACGCCGGCTGCGACGGGGTCGTGACCAACGGCTCGCTGGGCGAGTACCAGACCCTCACCGACGACGAGCGCGTCCGCCTGGTGCACACCGCCGTGGCCGCGGCCGGCGACGGCGACCGGGTCATGGCGGGCGCGGCGGCGTACGGCAGCGCGGAGGCCCGCGGCTGGACCGAGCGGGCGGCCGAGGCCGGCGCCGGCTCGGTCCTGCTGCTGCCGCCCACCGCGTACCGGGCGGACGAGGCGGCGGTGCGCGCGCACTACGCCGAGGTGGCGAAGGCCGGCCTGCCGGTCGTCGCGTACAACAACCCGTACGACACCCGCATCGACCTCACCCCCGCGCTCCTCGCCGCCATGCACGGCGAGGAGAGCATCGTGGCCGTCAAGGAGTTCACCGGCGACGTCCGCCGCGCCTACGAGATCGCCGAACTGGCGCCCGGACTCGACCTGCTCGTCGGCGCGGACGACGTGCTGCTGGAACTGGCCGTCGCCGGTGCCGTCGGCTGGATCGCCGGCTTTCCCAACGCGTTGCCCGACGCCTGCGCCACCCTCTACCGCGCCGCCACCGGCGGCGACCTGGCGCTGGCCATGCCGCTCTACCGGGCCCTGCACCCGCTGCTCCGCTGGGACTCCAAGCCGGAGTTCGTGCAGGCGATCAAGCTGTCCATGGACGTCGCAGGGCTGCACGGGGGTCCCTGCCGCCCGCCGCGCTCCCCGCTGACGGACGAACAGGCCGCGGTGGTCAGGGGCGTCACGGAGAAGCTGCTCGCCGAGGGCCTGGGCTGACCTGGCGGACCACCGCGGCCGGAGCACACCCGCGTACGGAACCCGCAGCCACTTTCCGTCCCGGCCGCCGGGGCGGGAGGGCGGGGTACGCTACAACAATGTCACATCGCGCAACGGGCTCCCGCCGCTCCCGGAGGCAGCACCATGGCTGAGGCGAAGCGGGGCAAGCTCATCTCGGTGCAGAAGCACCTGCGCGACCAGGTCGCCAACGCCCTGCGGGCCGCGCTGATAGCGGGCGAGCTGCGGCCCGGCGCCATCTACTCCGCGCCCGCGCTGGCCACGGAGTTCGGCGTCTCGGCCACGCCCGTGCGCGAGGCCATGCTCGACCTCGCCCGCGAGGGCCTGGTCGAGGCCGTGCGCAACAAGGGCTTCCGGGTCACCGAGATGACCGAGGGCGACCTCGACAACTACACGGAGATCCGCGAGCTGATCGAGGTCCCCACTGTGGGCCGGGTGACGGAAGTGGCCACCGAGGAGCAGTTGGAGGCGCTGCGCCCGCTCGCGGAGGACATCGTCAAGGCCACCCGCGACCACGACCTCATCGGCTATCTGGAGGCAGACCGCCGCTTCCACCTCAGCCTGCTCGCGCTCGCGGGCAACGACCACCTGGTCACCGTCGTCGCCGAACTGCGCAACCGCTCCCGGCTGTACGGCCTGACGGACCTCGACCGCGCCGGCGTGCTCGTCGACTCCGCGCAGGAGCACCTCACCCTGCTCGACCTGATGATCGCCGGCAACGCCACCGCGGCCCAGGAGCTGATGGCGAGCCACCTCGGCCACATCCGCACCCTCTGGGCGGCAGGCCGGCGCAGCGCCGCGAAGCGCGCGAGCGCACTGCGCCTCGGCGAGGGCTGACTTCCGCCGCGCCGACCGCGGCGCCGACGGGAGTCCGGCCGCCGCCGGGCCGGTGTCCGTCCCGGAACGCCGGAACGGGCGCGGGCGGCGGCCCGGTTTCCCGGACCGCCGCCCGCGCCCGTTGCGTACGGGCCCTCCCTGTTTCGGCTACGGCAGTGCGGGGCCGCGCGTGCCGGTGACCTTCCAGACCTTGCCGTTCGCCTTCGCCAGCAGGTACAGCTCGCCCGCCGAGTCCTGCCCGAAGCGCAGGTCGACGCGGGTGTCGCCGGCCAGGTCCTGCGCCGTGACGAGGTTTCCGGTGGCGGCGTCGTAGAGCCTGAGCCGGTGGATCGTCGCCATCTCCGCGCCGCGCCTCATCTCGCCCGTCTTCGTGCCGAAGACGCGGCCGTCGACCAGGTCGCCGAAGAGGTACGTGCCGCGCAGCTTGTCCAGGTCGTCACCGCGGTAGACGAAGCCGCCGGAGACGGCCCGGCCGACGTCGGAGGTGCAGTTCCAGTCGGCCGGCGGGTCGTGGTCGTAGGCGGCGACGGGGTAGGTGTAGCCGTACTGGTCGTCGTCGGGCGGCAGCGGCTGGTACGCGTCGCACGGGTCGGCCGGGTTCTTGTCGAAGACGAACGGGCCCTCGCGCTCGCTCCAGCCGAGGTTGTCCCCGGCCCGTACCTCGTAGATCGACTCGATGGCGTGCTCGCCGATGTGGCCGAGGTACAGCCGGTGCTTGCCGCCGGTGTCCCAACTGAAGCGGTGCGGGTCGCGGAAGCCGTACGCGAAGACCTCGCCGAGGGCGCCGGGCCGGTCGGCGAACGGGTTGTCGGCGGGGACGCCGTACTTGCCGTTGGCGCTGTTGCTGCCGCGCGGGTCGATCCGCAGCAGCTTGCCGTGCGGCAGCGCGAGGTTCTGCGGCTCGGTGGTACGCACGCCGGTGCCGCCGTCGCCCACGGCGAGGTAGAGCTTGCCGTAGTCGGCGCTGCCCTCGCGGGCGGTGGGGTTGAAGGCGATCTGCTGGATGCCGTGGATGCGGCCGTTGAAGCCGAGGCGCAGCACCTCGCGACGGGTGCCGGAGAAGGTGCCGGCGGCCGGGTCGTCGGCGGTCCACTCGGTGATGATGCCGTGGTAGCCGGTGTTCGGCTGCGGGGTGAGGTCCGGCTCCTTGCCGGTGGTGGAGGCCAGTTCGGTGTGCACGGTGTAGAAGATGCCGTTGCGCGCGAAGTCGGGGTGGAAGGCCGCGTAGCCGAAGCCCTGGCCGAGCCCCTGACCGGAGAAGAACTGCGGCGCGAAGGCGGCGCCGACGTCGAGGTACGTGCGGGGCTGCGCGCCGTCCTCGACGAGGTACAGCTTGCCGTTGAGGTCGGGCACCGCCTTGCGGCCGGAGCCGTCGGGGAGTTCGGTGAGCGCGTTGATCCGGGCGTGCCGCATCAGCCGGGGGTCGGACGGCGGGGGCGTGGGCTCGGACTTCGGGAACTGCGCGTACTCCTCGACGACGAGGCCGAGCTTGGCGGGTACGGGCGTGGGCAGGAGGGAGTCGCCGGGCGCGGCGGCGCCCGCGGTCGCGCCCGGCGCGGCGGTCGGCTCGGTGCGGGCCTCGGCGGGGGCGGTGAGGAAGGCGGTCGCGGCCACGGCGGCGGCGAGCGCGGGGGCGAGGAGGCGGCGCTTTCGGCGGGTGGGTGGGTGCATGCCGGGCTCCGTTCTGGGGGTGCGTGTGCGGGTGCGCGGGCGCGTGGTGCGGCGGACGGCGTACGGGAAGGGGGCGGGCGGCGACCGGTGGGCCGGGCGGCCGGACGGCCGGGTGGCGGGGTGGCGTTCGCTCAGGACCGGGGCGCGACCATCAGCCGGTACTGCGCCCGTACCTGACTGCCGGTCAGCTCGCGGTCGAGGAACATCAGGCTGTCCATGCGGCAGTTGCAGGGATTGGCCTCGCGGGTCTTCTGCGGGAAGCTCCCGCCGATCTTGATGCCCGCGGGGTCGGTGGGCGAGGCGCGGTGCTCGCCGGGCCCTCCGACCTGCCAGGGATCGCCGGGGTTGGTGGAGAAGCCGTCGAGGCGCTCACCGTTGCGGAAGAGCGCCATGGTGCCGTCGGAGTAGTCGAACGTCGCGGCGAGGAAGACCCACTCGTCGGGCGGCAGCAGCCGGCGCCAGTCCTCGGCGGCGGCGAACGTCTGCGAGGAGCCCTCGTCGACCCGGCGGCCCAGCGCCACGAGCCGCAGCTCGCCGTTCACCTCGATCAGCTCCAGCAGGGCCCGTACGCCGTGGCCGTCGGAGGTGCCGGAGAGCACGCCGGCGAGGCCGATGGCGCCGTAACGGTCGTCGGGGTCGGAGGTGTTGGAGTTGGGGGAGGGGTTGTCGCCGGTCATCTTGAACCAGCCCATGACGGTGGCGGACTGCACCCCGTTGAACGCGCGCATGCTCGGCACGCCGCCGGGGCGGTAGACGCCGGCCTTCCAGTCGTCGTTCCCGGCGGTGGCGGGGGAGACCTGGGCGGTCTGCAGCGCGGACCCGGCGCCCGGGAAGGCGCTGTCGGGCACGCGCATGGCGGCGCCGCCGTTGACGAGTTCGATGTCGGTGCCGGAGCGGCCCCGGTCGCGTTCGAGGGCGGGGTTGCCGCGGACCGGATGGCCGAAGTCGTAGTACGCGACGAGGTCGGGCCCCAGCGAGGGCAACACGACGGGCGCGCCACGCTCCGCCGCCTCCGCCGTGTCCCCACCCTGCACCGCCTGCACCGGCCCCGCCGCGAGGGCGGTCAGTGCCAGCGCCGCGGCCGCCGCGACGGCCCGCGCGGCAACGCTCCCGCTGTGCTTGCGCATTGCGTCATCTCCCCTGCCAGAAGAGGACTTTACCGTCCCAGTAAGCGCTTGCTATAACGCCTTGGCGGACGCTATCCGCGCGACGTGACCGCGTCAAGCGCGCTCGCGGCTCCGCCGCAGGGAACCGGGACAGGGCCCGGCACCGTCGCGGCTCCGCCGCGGGAACCGGGAGGAGCCCGGCGCCGGGAAAGCCGGCGCGGCCACGGGAGCAAGAGCCGCTGAAGCCGACGCGGGTCGGCCGGTGATGCAGCCTGGGAGAGCCGAGAGGCGGTGAGCAGGCCGAGGTCTGGGCGGCCTGCCCGCACCGAGGCGGTGCCAGAGGAAGGTACGCGGCGCGGCGCCGGGCGGCGGAGCCGCGGACGCGGCAGACGCGCCCTGGCCCCCCGGGGGCCGGCCGGCCGCAGCCCTGCCTCCGCCCTCCCGGGCCCGGCGGGCCGCGTAACGTGCGGTCGCTCTGGGTGCCTTCGCTCCGGCCGCGGCAGGCGCGTCGGCGGCGGGCCGCACGGCCCGCACGGCGAAGGCCCGGCGACGGAGCCGCCGCGCGCGGCGTGCGCCGCCCGGCCGCACCCCCGATATCGCGGTCGGACACCGCCCGTCACCCCGGCCCCGGCAGCTCCTGCCCCTCGTTCGGCCCCGGCCGGCGGCCCCACGCGTGATCGGCTCGGTGCCCCGTCCCCGCCCCGCGCGGCCGCCGCGCGTGGCGGGGCGGCGGCCGGTCGCGCCC
The Streptomyces sp. CNQ-509 DNA segment above includes these coding regions:
- a CDS encoding LamG-like jellyroll fold domain-containing protein, translated to MRKHSGSVAARAVAAAAALALTALAAGPVQAVQGGDTAEAAERGAPVVLPSLGPDLVAYYDFGHPVRGNPALERDRGRSGTDIELVNGGAAMRVPDSAFPGAGSALQTAQVSPATAGNDDWKAGVYRPGGVPSMRAFNGVQSATVMGWFKMTGDNPSPNSNTSDPDDRYGAIGLAGVLSGTSDGHGVRALLELIEVNGELRLVALGRRVDEGSSQTFAAAEDWRRLLPPDEWVFLAATFDYSDGTMALFRNGERLDGFSTNPGDPWQVGGPGEHRASPTDPAGIKIGGSFPQKTREANPCNCRMDSLMFLDRELTGSQVRAQYRLMVAPRS
- a CDS encoding sorbosone dehydrogenase family protein produces the protein MHPPTRRKRRLLAPALAAAVAATAFLTAPAEARTEPTAAPGATAGAAAPGDSLLPTPVPAKLGLVVEEYAQFPKSEPTPPPSDPRLMRHARINALTELPDGSGRKAVPDLNGKLYLVEDGAQPRTYLDVGAAFAPQFFSGQGLGQGFGYAAFHPDFARNGIFYTVHTELASTTGKEPDLTPQPNTGYHGIITEWTADDPAAGTFSGTRREVLRLGFNGRIHGIQQIAFNPTAREGSADYGKLYLAVGDGGTGVRTTEPQNLALPHGKLLRIDPRGSNSANGKYGVPADNPFADRPGALGEVFAYGFRDPHRFSWDTGGKHRLYLGHIGEHAIESIYEVRAGDNLGWSEREGPFVFDKNPADPCDAYQPLPPDDDQYGYTYPVAAYDHDPPADWNCTSDVGRAVSGGFVYRGDDLDKLRGTYLFGDLVDGRVFGTKTGEMRRGAEMATIHRLRLYDAATGNLVTAQDLAGDTRVDLRFGQDSAGELYLLAKANGKVWKVTGTRGPALP
- a CDS encoding GntR family transcriptional regulator, which gives rise to MAEAKRGKLISVQKHLRDQVANALRAALIAGELRPGAIYSAPALATEFGVSATPVREAMLDLAREGLVEAVRNKGFRVTEMTEGDLDNYTEIRELIEVPTVGRVTEVATEEQLEALRPLAEDIVKATRDHDLIGYLEADRRFHLSLLALAGNDHLVTVVAELRNRSRLYGLTDLDRAGVLVDSAQEHLTLLDLMIAGNATAAQELMASHLGHIRTLWAAGRRSAAKRASALRLGEG
- a CDS encoding dihydrodipicolinate synthase family protein produces the protein MVAAALPLRADLTVDFDAYAAHVRRLLDAGCDGVVTNGSLGEYQTLTDDERVRLVHTAVAAAGDGDRVMAGAAAYGSAEARGWTERAAEAGAGSVLLLPPTAYRADEAAVRAHYAEVAKAGLPVVAYNNPYDTRIDLTPALLAAMHGEESIVAVKEFTGDVRRAYEIAELAPGLDLLVGADDVLLELAVAGAVGWIAGFPNALPDACATLYRAATGGDLALAMPLYRALHPLLRWDSKPEFVQAIKLSMDVAGLHGGPCRPPRSPLTDEQAAVVRGVTEKLLAEGLG